A single window of Nocardia higoensis DNA harbors:
- a CDS encoding cytochrome P450 family protein, with product MTDLHPTPAPIVLDVTGADIPGEAARLRAAGPLVRVVLPGGVRAWAVTNPDVLKDLFVDWRVSKDAAQHWPPFIAGEIPPDWPLISWVSVRNMFTAYGMDHQRLRKLVGPAFTARRVAALRPRIRQITAGLLDGLAARPDGAVVDLREEFAAQVPLRVITALMGVPADLRDGLRACVGEIFSTVPERDPQVTFAEMVSILTTLVARRRAEPGEDMTSLLIGHRDGGDRLTEQELVHTLLLMISAGYETTVNLLDQAVVQVLTRPELLTRLRAGAFGWSHLIEETLRYAPPVANLPLRYVVTDIDIGGQRIEAGEAVLAALAAVNRDPDLYGADADEFDPARSTKEHLSFGYGPHYCLGAPLARLEAEIALPSLFGRFPEMRLAGASDALEPLGSFISHGHRHLPVRLTGALGVEPEDVSR from the coding sequence ATGACCGATCTTCATCCCACCCCTGCTCCGATCGTCCTCGACGTCACCGGCGCCGACATCCCGGGGGAAGCCGCGCGGCTGCGCGCCGCCGGCCCGCTGGTCCGGGTGGTGCTGCCCGGCGGTGTTCGCGCGTGGGCGGTCACGAACCCCGATGTGCTGAAGGACTTGTTCGTCGACTGGCGGGTCTCCAAGGACGCCGCCCAGCACTGGCCGCCGTTCATCGCGGGGGAGATCCCGCCGGATTGGCCGTTGATCTCGTGGGTGTCGGTGCGCAACATGTTCACCGCTTACGGCATGGACCATCAGCGGCTGCGCAAGCTGGTCGGGCCCGCGTTCACCGCTCGTCGGGTCGCGGCGTTGCGGCCGCGGATCAGGCAGATCACCGCCGGGCTGCTCGACGGGCTGGCTGCCCGGCCGGACGGGGCGGTGGTGGATCTGCGGGAGGAGTTCGCGGCGCAGGTGCCGTTGCGGGTGATCACCGCGCTGATGGGTGTCCCGGCCGATCTGCGGGATGGGCTGCGGGCGTGTGTCGGTGAGATTTTCTCCACCGTCCCGGAGCGTGATCCGCAGGTCACCTTTGCCGAGATGGTGAGCATCCTGACCACGCTCGTCGCTCGCCGTCGCGCGGAGCCCGGCGAGGACATGACCAGTCTGCTCATCGGGCACCGTGACGGCGGCGATCGGCTCACGGAGCAGGAACTCGTGCACACGCTGCTGCTGATGATCAGTGCCGGGTACGAGACCACGGTCAACCTTCTCGACCAGGCCGTCGTCCAAGTGCTGACCCGGCCCGAACTGCTCACTCGGCTTCGGGCCGGCGCGTTCGGCTGGTCGCATCTCATCGAGGAGACGTTGCGCTATGCGCCGCCGGTCGCGAATCTGCCTCTGCGCTATGTGGTTACCGATATCGACATCGGCGGGCAGCGGATCGAAGCGGGGGAAGCCGTCCTCGCCGCCTTAGCGGCGGTCAATCGCGATCCGGATCTGTATGGGGCCGACGCGGACGAGTTCGATCCGGCGCGTTCGACGAAGGAGCACCTGTCCTTCGGGTATGGGCCGCATTACTGCCTCGGCGCGCCACTGGCACGTCTGGAGGCCGAGATCGCGTTGCCCTCGCTCTTCGGCCGGTTTCCCGAGATGAGGTTGGCCGGTGCTTCGGACGCGCTGGAACCGTTGGGAAGCTTCATCTCCCACGGCCACCGACATCTGCCGGTGCGGCTGACTGGGGCGCTCGGCGTCGAGCCCGAGGACGTCAGCCGGTGA
- a CDS encoding cytochrome P450 — MYTEQFAADPHAAYAQMRDQFGTLAPVWLAPGIPATLVVGYRTALEILHDPDHFPADPSTWERNIPSTCPVLPMMQWRPNALRSIGFDHARYRAATVDALAGVDLHGTHVVVERNALTLVNGFCETGRTDLIRDFASPLVFNVISELIGCDPEICAQAATGMAMVFDTTNAAEGNELLVSALAELVRRKRARPGEDITTRLLTHPAGLDDEELVHQLVTIYGATSEPLTNLIVNTLLLLMTRPDFGGEVAGGAVSTRDALEHVLFRDPPIANFCMSYPRRPQLVGGAFWVPAHQPVVISLAACNNDPAVVGGNIRHNGSHLALGAGPHMCPASRLTHLIAGEAIDQFLDALPEIAPAVPVDELRWRPGPFHRALTALPVVFAPVRPLAVPHHRM, encoded by the coding sequence ATGTATACCGAGCAGTTTGCGGCCGACCCGCACGCTGCCTACGCGCAGATGCGCGACCAGTTCGGCACGCTCGCACCGGTCTGGCTCGCCCCAGGTATTCCAGCAACTCTGGTGGTCGGCTACCGAACCGCCCTGGAAATCCTCCACGACCCCGACCACTTCCCGGCCGACCCCAGCACTTGGGAACGCAACATCCCCTCGACCTGCCCGGTCCTACCGATGATGCAGTGGCGTCCGAACGCACTGCGCAGCATAGGATTCGACCACGCCCGCTATCGCGCCGCCACTGTCGATGCCCTCGCCGGAGTTGACCTCCACGGCACCCATGTTGTGGTCGAACGCAATGCCTTGACGCTGGTCAACGGATTCTGCGAAACCGGCCGAACCGATCTGATCCGGGATTTCGCGTCTCCGTTGGTGTTCAACGTGATCAGCGAACTCATCGGATGCGACCCCGAGATCTGCGCGCAGGCCGCCACGGGCATGGCGATGGTCTTCGACACCACCAACGCCGCCGAGGGCAACGAGCTGCTGGTCTCGGCCCTGGCTGAACTCGTCCGCCGCAAGCGTGCGCGCCCGGGGGAGGACATCACCACCCGCTTGCTCACCCACCCCGCCGGCCTCGACGACGAGGAGCTCGTCCACCAGCTGGTGACGATCTACGGGGCGACGAGCGAGCCCTTGACCAACCTGATCGTCAATACGTTGCTGCTGTTGATGACTCGCCCGGATTTCGGGGGCGAGGTCGCCGGTGGCGCGGTGTCGACCCGTGACGCGCTCGAGCATGTGCTGTTCCGTGATCCGCCGATCGCGAATTTCTGCATGAGCTATCCGCGTCGGCCGCAGCTCGTCGGCGGCGCGTTCTGGGTGCCTGCCCATCAGCCGGTGGTGATCAGTCTGGCTGCCTGCAACAACGATCCGGCCGTTGTGGGCGGGAACATCCGGCACAACGGGTCGCATCTCGCGCTCGGCGCGGGCCCGCACATGTGCCCCGCGTCGCGGCTGACGCATCTGATCGCCGGGGAGGCGATCGATCAGTTTCTCGATGCGCTGCCGGAGATCGCGCCTGCCGTCCCGGTGGACGAGCTGAGGTGGCGGCCGGGTCCGTTCCATCGAGCGTTGACGGCGCTTCCGGTCGTCTTCGCTCCCGTCCGGCCGCTGGCCGTTCCCCACCATCGAATGTGA
- a CDS encoding NUDIX domain-containing protein — translation MSTRRDYYRDPNAPRPNSLVPGGSALVVNDQGEILMQRRSDSGNWSFPGGVMEIGETLEQCVVRETKEESGLDIEITGILGIYTDPEHVIAYADGEVRQEFNITFYGKVTGGRIEVSSESTEVKFLSLDELEELPVHETVRLRLQHHTQQRSTPHLG, via the coding sequence ATGAGCACACGGCGTGACTACTACCGAGATCCGAACGCACCCAGGCCGAACAGCTTGGTACCCGGGGGCAGCGCTTTGGTCGTCAACGACCAGGGAGAAATTCTCATGCAGCGCAGAAGTGACTCCGGAAACTGGTCTTTTCCAGGAGGAGTGATGGAAATCGGGGAGACTCTAGAGCAGTGCGTTGTTCGAGAGACAAAAGAAGAATCAGGACTCGATATCGAGATTACCGGAATTCTAGGAATATACACCGATCCCGAACACGTAATTGCCTACGCAGATGGCGAGGTCCGGCAAGAGTTCAACATCACCTTCTACGGCAAAGTCACCGGCGGAAGGATCGAAGTCAGTTCGGAGTCGACGGAAGTGAAGTTTCTGAGCCTTGATGAACTTGAGGAGTTGCCCGTACATGAGACTGTGCGGCTTCGTCTACAGCACCACACCCAACAGCGCTCGACCCCCCACCTTGGCTAA
- a CDS encoding AIPR family protein, whose translation MSNETVLIDQYLKAQQDARDAPLPEDVAFELLAAQSVLRDYQLSDEEVELGRVGGGMDGGIDGFYTFMDGILMDEDSDVFQPNFKAADVRRHVELDIWILQAKRETSFTETTFDKWESSLRRLFDLTLSDSELNELYSKELIARARIFTEAWRRLGIRSPRITIHVDYVTKGDRQQVGRPVEVKKQNLESHISTQVNGARVQARLIGSSELWGILSSEPEYDLQLKVANYVPLGEAYSGLVRLSDYYDFLSDDRNELRTNLFDWNVRDYQGEVTVNKGIQATLKSDSDEDFWWFNNGVTILCSEASIGADSTFTLSGVQIVNGMQTSHEIFTALRDKEPSQRDRKRSVAVRIIKTKDEEVRDRVIRATNSQTKVPDASLHATEVIHRQIESHFKNSGWFYDRRKNFYKNSGKPGDRIISIGGLGQAVTAIGLSRPNDARARPTTLLNNPADYREIFNEDVDLNIYLWLAAAQRLVDTMLTREVDPYTKTNLRFYVSCYLVTQKFGARIYNPKQLRKLAQTPFSTDSTSVFTAAQEIEKIAMEMGEDDDADWSLDRIAKSKPFAESVIDAALTATSNIYSDGQR comes from the coding sequence TTGAGTAACGAGACAGTGCTGATCGACCAGTACTTGAAGGCGCAGCAGGATGCGCGCGACGCTCCACTCCCTGAGGACGTTGCGTTCGAACTGCTAGCAGCTCAAAGCGTCCTTCGGGACTATCAACTCTCGGACGAAGAGGTTGAGCTCGGCAGGGTGGGTGGCGGCATGGATGGCGGCATTGATGGATTCTACACTTTCATGGATGGAATCCTCATGGACGAAGATTCCGATGTATTTCAGCCAAATTTCAAAGCGGCCGACGTACGACGACACGTCGAACTTGACATTTGGATTTTACAGGCCAAGCGAGAAACCTCGTTCACAGAAACAACTTTCGATAAGTGGGAATCCTCCCTACGACGACTTTTCGATCTGACGCTCTCGGACTCGGAGCTCAACGAACTGTATTCGAAAGAGTTGATAGCTAGGGCCCGGATCTTCACTGAGGCATGGCGACGGCTGGGTATCAGAAGCCCCCGGATCACGATTCACGTCGACTACGTAACAAAGGGGGATCGCCAGCAGGTTGGCCGACCGGTTGAGGTAAAGAAACAAAATTTGGAATCCCACATCTCCACACAGGTCAACGGCGCGAGGGTACAAGCTCGCTTGATAGGAAGTAGTGAGCTATGGGGCATCCTGAGCAGTGAGCCCGAATACGATCTCCAACTTAAAGTGGCTAACTACGTGCCACTTGGGGAAGCTTACTCTGGTCTCGTCCGACTCTCAGACTATTACGATTTCCTCTCCGACGACAGAAACGAGCTGCGGACCAACTTATTCGACTGGAATGTCAGAGACTACCAGGGTGAGGTAACTGTTAATAAAGGAATCCAGGCAACACTCAAGTCTGATTCTGATGAAGATTTCTGGTGGTTCAACAATGGAGTTACAATCCTATGTTCTGAGGCATCCATCGGGGCAGATAGCACCTTCACCTTGAGCGGCGTTCAGATCGTCAATGGCATGCAAACATCTCATGAAATCTTCACAGCACTTCGCGACAAAGAACCCTCTCAACGTGATCGAAAACGGTCGGTAGCTGTACGTATAATTAAGACCAAAGACGAGGAGGTTCGGGATCGCGTCATCCGCGCCACCAACAGTCAAACGAAGGTGCCGGACGCGTCACTTCATGCCACCGAAGTGATCCATCGACAGATTGAGTCTCATTTCAAGAATAGCGGCTGGTTCTATGATCGACGAAAAAACTTCTACAAGAATAGCGGCAAGCCCGGCGATAGAATAATCAGCATCGGCGGGCTCGGGCAGGCTGTCACTGCGATAGGTCTATCCCGACCTAACGACGCACGTGCCCGACCGACGACGCTACTCAATAATCCCGCTGACTACAGAGAAATATTCAACGAAGACGTCGACCTGAACATCTACCTGTGGCTTGCCGCAGCGCAGCGTTTGGTGGATACGATGTTGACTCGGGAGGTAGATCCGTACACCAAAACGAACTTGCGATTCTACGTCAGCTGCTATCTAGTTACACAGAAGTTCGGAGCGCGTATTTACAACCCGAAGCAGCTGCGCAAGCTCGCCCAAACGCCCTTCTCAACAGACTCGACTAGCGTGTTTACCGCAGCGCAAGAAATCGAGAAAATCGCAATGGAGATGGGAGAGGACGATGACGCAGACTGGAGCCTCGACCGAATTGCGAAAAGCAAGCCATTCGCTGAATCCGTTATCGACGCAGCGCTTACAGCGACAAGCAACATCTATTCTGATGGTCAACGCTAG
- a CDS encoding helix-turn-helix domain-containing protein has translation MNDPQLDPGDIAALFDRARLRMARELRGLTQVQLAREVGSVTAASVSQFENGHTKPAASTLRRIAVALRVPPTFFAAPARPPAQEPVNGFFRSLRSTSPRDRQQALAYVHLARELALELEKHVALPDLNLPRVPLEEGQPLQSADIEQAAALVRDHWNVPRGPVHDVVRLLEMNGIIVVRFRVSIEKVDAFCVDFPDRPVVALGADKGLRDRSRFDAAHELGHLVLHGTSGQIGDKATEGQAHEFAAAFLMPAEDIKPELPEQLDWPAFLRLKAKWHVSIAALLVRAKTLGVISEHTYAQGWKALSVRGWRKVEPGPLGNPEVPVLLQRALELMETTGLSFEDFINRSGLPESDIRTLLSQDISERPRVEF, from the coding sequence ATGAACGACCCGCAACTGGACCCTGGCGACATTGCGGCCCTGTTCGACCGGGCCAGGCTGCGGATGGCGCGTGAACTTCGTGGCCTCACCCAGGTGCAGTTGGCTCGCGAAGTCGGCTCCGTTACCGCGGCGTCGGTCAGTCAGTTTGAGAATGGACACACGAAACCCGCCGCATCGACGCTTCGCCGCATCGCGGTCGCGTTGCGGGTGCCGCCGACCTTCTTCGCTGCGCCGGCCCGCCCCCCCGCTCAGGAACCAGTCAACGGGTTCTTCCGTAGCCTGCGATCAACCTCCCCTCGAGATCGCCAGCAAGCTCTCGCATATGTGCACCTCGCGCGCGAGCTTGCGCTAGAGCTTGAGAAGCATGTGGCATTGCCGGACCTCAACCTGCCGCGCGTCCCGCTCGAAGAAGGGCAGCCGCTTCAGTCTGCCGACATCGAGCAAGCGGCGGCCCTGGTCCGCGACCACTGGAACGTGCCGCGCGGCCCGGTTCACGATGTTGTGCGGCTGCTGGAGATGAACGGAATCATCGTGGTCCGATTTCGTGTCAGCATCGAAAAGGTTGACGCATTCTGCGTAGATTTTCCCGACCGGCCTGTCGTCGCGCTCGGGGCCGACAAAGGCCTGCGCGACCGCTCCCGCTTCGATGCAGCCCACGAACTCGGTCACCTTGTCTTGCATGGTACCTCGGGCCAAATAGGAGACAAGGCCACCGAAGGGCAAGCCCACGAGTTTGCTGCCGCATTCCTCATGCCAGCCGAAGATATCAAACCTGAACTTCCGGAGCAGCTTGACTGGCCAGCGTTTCTCCGCCTGAAAGCAAAGTGGCACGTCTCGATCGCAGCGCTCTTGGTCAGGGCAAAGACACTCGGCGTTATAAGCGAACACACCTATGCGCAGGGATGGAAAGCCCTATCCGTGCGAGGGTGGAGAAAGGTAGAGCCAGGTCCTTTAGGGAACCCGGAGGTCCCAGTACTCCTGCAACGCGCACTAGAACTAATGGAGACGACCGGCCTTTCCTTCGAGGACTTCATCAACCGTTCGGGACTCCCGGAATCAGATATTCGGACTCTGCTGAGTCAGGATATCAGCGAACGCCCCCGGGTAGAGTTTTGA
- a CDS encoding AAA family ATPase — translation MKVQDCVLSDEMVTADSTGSVLWEAIVVPEEIKERLRNQAVLSLLVRPDLPFAVTALHGLCTLYGPPGTGKTTLARGLPAQIAPFVPGGAVRLIEINPHGLMSAEHGQSQQRVSELLGEYVPGLASDGRPTVVILDEVESMAVARSAASLAANPADVHRATDAVLTALDLNAAEHPHLFFVATSNFTTALDEAFLSRSDAAILVPLPKTEALREILASTLLTLANKYPALGDLARSSAMRRIADEADGLDGRRARKVIFEALAQRLDTVLDPGSLTEDDLAAAVRNAVAETSQPEVSRAAH, via the coding sequence ATGAAGGTTCAGGACTGCGTGCTATCGGACGAGATGGTCACCGCAGACTCCACGGGGTCTGTCCTGTGGGAAGCCATTGTGGTACCCGAGGAAATCAAGGAACGGTTGCGCAACCAGGCCGTGTTGTCACTGCTCGTCCGGCCCGACTTGCCGTTCGCGGTGACAGCGTTGCATGGGTTGTGCACGCTCTACGGGCCGCCCGGCACCGGCAAGACAACCTTAGCGCGCGGTTTGCCGGCACAGATCGCGCCATTCGTCCCCGGCGGCGCGGTTCGCCTGATCGAAATCAACCCGCATGGGTTGATGAGCGCTGAGCATGGGCAGTCGCAGCAGCGGGTCAGCGAACTGCTCGGCGAGTACGTGCCGGGGCTTGCATCGGACGGTAGGCCGACTGTCGTGATCCTCGACGAGGTTGAGTCGATGGCGGTGGCCCGCTCGGCGGCGTCATTGGCTGCAAACCCGGCCGACGTACACCGCGCCACCGACGCAGTGCTCACAGCGTTGGATCTCAATGCCGCCGAGCATCCACATCTGTTCTTCGTCGCGACCAGCAACTTCACCACCGCTCTGGACGAGGCCTTCCTCTCCCGCTCTGACGCAGCGATTCTGGTCCCACTTCCGAAGACAGAGGCCCTGCGAGAGATCCTGGCCTCCACGCTTCTCACGCTCGCCAACAAGTACCCGGCTCTGGGTGATCTGGCCCGCTCATCGGCGATGCGCCGCATCGCTGATGAGGCAGATGGGTTGGACGGTCGCCGCGCACGCAAGGTGATCTTCGAAGCGTTGGCTCAACGGCTGGACACGGTACTCGACCCCGGCAGCCTTACCGAGGACGATTTGGCTGCTGCGGTGCGCAATGCCGTCGCGGAGACGAGCCAACCGGAGGTGTCCCGTGCGGCGCACTAG
- a CDS encoding CBASS oligonucleotide cyclase: MGYIDDTFTKLKHNLEITQTERGLAKARHETIRDFVKSHWDLADDFLTGSYRRDTKTKKLKDIDVFVVLDPAGSQASFRDQAPVQVINALESLLRKKWSTAARDGMAVVIPYGPDDEVMSIDVVPAFKRKDGGYYIPNPSAGDWIATNPKRHHELSIAKNAECDGKYVPFVKMIKGINRELGEPVSPSFLLEVMAQSLVKPPIGRYQDEIVLFLATAAERIGHEWSDPAGLGGDVNVVMSATQKLAAANALDQARTIAERAVDLEDDDQDRAAYDEWKKLFGNRMTKP, encoded by the coding sequence ATGGGATACATCGACGACACCTTCACCAAGCTCAAGCATAATCTGGAGATCACCCAGACCGAGCGGGGCCTGGCGAAGGCGCGGCACGAGACCATCCGCGACTTCGTCAAGTCCCATTGGGACCTCGCGGACGACTTTCTCACCGGCAGCTACCGGCGCGACACGAAGACGAAGAAGCTCAAAGACATCGACGTCTTCGTCGTCCTCGACCCCGCCGGCTCCCAGGCCAGCTTCCGAGACCAGGCTCCCGTCCAGGTCATCAACGCCCTAGAGAGTCTGCTCCGCAAAAAGTGGAGCACTGCCGCCCGCGACGGTATGGCGGTGGTCATCCCCTATGGCCCCGACGATGAGGTCATGTCCATCGACGTGGTCCCCGCCTTCAAACGAAAGGACGGCGGTTACTACATCCCGAACCCCTCGGCAGGCGACTGGATCGCGACCAATCCCAAGCGCCACCACGAATTGAGCATCGCCAAGAACGCCGAATGCGATGGCAAGTACGTGCCCTTCGTCAAGATGATCAAGGGCATCAACCGCGAACTCGGCGAACCCGTCTCGCCATCCTTTCTGTTGGAGGTCATGGCCCAGTCCCTGGTGAAGCCGCCGATCGGGCGCTATCAGGACGAGATCGTGCTGTTTCTGGCCACTGCCGCCGAACGCATCGGCCACGAGTGGTCCGACCCCGCCGGTCTCGGTGGCGACGTCAACGTCGTTATGAGCGCCACTCAGAAACTCGCTGCGGCCAATGCACTAGACCAAGCCCGCACCATCGCAGAGCGAGCGGTCGACTTGGAGGACGACGACCAAGACCGCGCCGCCTACGATGAGTGGAAGAAGCTCTTCGGGAACCGGATGACCAAGCCATGA
- a CDS encoding S-4TM family putative pore-forming effector, whose amino-acid sequence MNLSTDPAGVRGIPSRAIHERQLDDDMLLLQRAAAASHQRGQFVEAIRVNAAVALAGIGVLTVLIGHGRTAASVAGFFWFFVSAFLLKGLAGNTARQGALLQEMFDTALFHLPWRATVAGDPISEPDVRRLARQLPRGSKKDKRITDGWYDPTHDVHHPYDVFIAQEQNLAWDARLRRRYSHLIAAAVFLWTAIGLVVGLSVANTTLLGTLVSFFVPSLAAYQIAYEIWSSQRKVADERERLAKVVNSELSRGRPGLVPENEWHRLRNVARDVQDGVLRTRLDLARVPEWFYKNFRDDDERDFGDTAEGHRMRLAQSTPPPS is encoded by the coding sequence ATGAACCTCTCCACCGATCCCGCCGGTGTTCGTGGGATACCGTCCCGGGCAATCCACGAACGGCAACTCGACGACGACATGTTGCTCCTGCAGCGCGCCGCAGCGGCAAGTCACCAACGCGGCCAGTTCGTCGAGGCTATACGCGTCAACGCAGCAGTCGCACTTGCTGGCATCGGTGTCCTGACCGTACTAATCGGCCACGGCCGGACCGCTGCCTCGGTTGCTGGATTCTTCTGGTTCTTCGTCTCCGCGTTCTTATTGAAGGGTCTCGCCGGGAACACCGCCCGCCAAGGGGCGCTACTCCAAGAGATGTTCGACACCGCCCTGTTTCACCTGCCGTGGCGCGCCACCGTCGCCGGCGACCCGATCTCCGAACCAGACGTCCGCCGCCTCGCACGTCAACTGCCCCGAGGTAGCAAGAAGGACAAGCGCATCACCGACGGCTGGTATGACCCTACCCACGATGTGCATCACCCCTACGACGTCTTCATCGCCCAGGAACAGAACCTAGCCTGGGACGCCCGCCTCCGTCGCCGCTACAGCCACCTCATTGCCGCCGCCGTGTTTTTGTGGACTGCCATCGGCCTGGTCGTTGGCCTCTCGGTCGCGAACACCACACTGCTCGGCACTCTCGTCAGCTTCTTCGTCCCGTCCTTGGCCGCCTACCAAATCGCCTACGAGATCTGGTCCAGCCAACGCAAGGTCGCCGACGAACGCGAACGCCTCGCCAAGGTCGTCAACAGCGAATTGAGCAGGGGACGCCCCGGCCTCGTGCCCGAAAACGAATGGCACCGCTTACGCAACGTGGCCCGCGATGTACAGGACGGCGTCCTCCGCACCCGCCTAGACCTAGCACGAGTACCCGAATGGTTCTACAAGAACTTCCGCGATGACGACGAACGCGACTTCGGCGACACAGCAGAAGGCCACCGCATGCGGCTCGCCCAAAGCACACCGCCACCTTCATAG
- the meaB gene encoding methylmalonyl Co-A mutase-associated GTPase MeaB — translation MSDPGSAAPVKARRKIDVDELAAAVRRNDRAALARAITLVESTRSDHRALAQQLLLRLTPEDGDSATSVVSNRVGITGVPGVGKSTFIDSLGMYLIGKGHRVAVLAVDPSSTRTGGSILGDKTRMARLSVEPDAFIRPSPTAGTLGGVAKATRETIVLLEAAGYDVILVETVGVGQSEVTVANMVDVFCFLTLARTGDQLQGIKKGVLELADLVAVNKADGKHEMEAKSAARELAGAMRLIHPRDALWHPPVITMSGLEGIGLDRFWDTVLEHRRKLTDAGQFDEKRRRQLVDWTWTMVHDQLLRRLADAPEVKAIRADVERQVRDGSLTAALAAEQLLDAFDSSAVQR, via the coding sequence GAAGATCGACGTAGACGAACTTGCCGCAGCCGTCCGGCGTAATGACCGGGCGGCATTGGCACGGGCGATCACGCTGGTCGAATCGACCAGGTCCGATCACCGGGCGCTGGCGCAGCAGTTGTTGCTGCGCCTTACCCCCGAGGACGGCGACTCGGCTACCTCTGTGGTGTCCAATCGGGTTGGGATCACGGGTGTTCCGGGCGTTGGCAAGTCGACCTTCATCGACTCGCTCGGCATGTACCTGATCGGGAAGGGACATCGGGTCGCTGTGCTGGCGGTCGACCCGTCGTCCACTCGGACCGGTGGCTCCATCCTCGGCGACAAAACCCGCATGGCGCGGTTGTCCGTCGAGCCCGATGCCTTCATCCGGCCTTCGCCGACCGCTGGCACGCTCGGCGGTGTCGCCAAGGCGACCCGCGAGACCATCGTTCTGCTCGAAGCTGCTGGCTACGACGTGATTTTGGTGGAGACCGTCGGTGTCGGGCAGTCCGAGGTGACGGTCGCGAACATGGTCGACGTGTTCTGCTTCCTCACTCTGGCGCGCACGGGTGATCAACTGCAGGGCATCAAGAAGGGTGTTCTGGAGTTGGCGGACCTGGTCGCGGTAAACAAAGCCGACGGCAAGCACGAAATGGAAGCGAAGTCAGCGGCCCGCGAATTGGCTGGTGCGATGCGTCTGATCCATCCGCGTGACGCGCTGTGGCATCCGCCGGTGATCACCATGAGCGGCCTCGAAGGCATTGGCCTGGACCGGTTTTGGGACACCGTCTTAGAACACCGTCGGAAGCTGACCGACGCGGGACAGTTCGACGAGAAGCGCCGTCGCCAGCTGGTGGACTGGACATGGACGATGGTCCACGATCAGCTTCTTCGCCGACTTGCAGATGCCCCCGAGGTCAAGGCAATCCGCGCCGACGTGGAGCGACAGGTGCGTGATGGATCGTTGACCGCAGCGCTGGCTGCGGAGCAACTCCTCGACGCGTTCGATTCTTCGGCAGTACAACGATAG